A region of Myxococcus stipitatus DSM 14675 DNA encodes the following proteins:
- a CDS encoding class I SAM-dependent methyltransferase, with protein sequence MSRSYEDLEAEAASVSVAGWDFSWLDGRATEQRPSWGYQRRMGERMARASAALDIQTGGGEVLAGVSTLPRLIVATESWPPNVAKATRLLHPRGVVVVADADEPPLPFADDAFDLVVSRHPVTTWWREIARVLQPGGTYFSQQVGPASVFELVEYFLGPLPEEIHRRRHPDDARAEAEAAGLQVVDLRLERLRTEFRDIGAVIYFLRKVIWMVPGFTVEQYRPQLRALHERILRDGPFLAHTTRFLIEARKPVSSA encoded by the coding sequence ATGTCACGAAGCTATGAGGACCTGGAGGCCGAGGCCGCGAGCGTGTCGGTGGCGGGCTGGGACTTCTCCTGGTTGGACGGGCGCGCGACGGAGCAGCGTCCCTCCTGGGGATATCAGCGTCGGATGGGAGAGCGGATGGCTCGGGCCTCCGCGGCGCTCGACATCCAGACAGGGGGAGGTGAGGTGCTCGCGGGAGTGTCGACGCTGCCGCGCCTCATCGTGGCGACGGAGTCCTGGCCGCCCAATGTCGCGAAGGCCACGCGCCTGCTTCATCCTCGAGGTGTCGTGGTGGTGGCGGATGCGGACGAGCCCCCGCTCCCGTTCGCGGACGACGCCTTCGACCTGGTCGTCAGCCGCCATCCGGTGACGACCTGGTGGCGTGAGATTGCCCGGGTGCTCCAGCCGGGAGGGACGTACTTCTCGCAGCAGGTCGGACCCGCGAGTGTCTTCGAGCTCGTGGAGTACTTCCTCGGTCCCTTGCCCGAGGAGATCCACCGCAGGCGCCACCCCGACGACGCGCGCGCCGAGGCCGAGGCGGCGGGGCTCCAGGTCGTGGACCTGCGATTGGAGCGGCTGCGCACGGAGTTCCGCGACATCGGCGCGGTCATCTACTTCCTGCGCAAGGTCATCTGGATGGTTCCGGGCTTCACGGTGGAGCAGTACCGCCCCCAGCTGCGAGCCCTGCACGAGCGCATCCTGCGCGACGGCCCGTTCCTCGCGCACACGACGCGCTTCCTCATCGAGGCACGGAAGCCGGTGTCGTCGGCGTGA
- a CDS encoding serine hydrolase domain-containing protein encodes MSARTRPRSKLAWLSLAVFVGLAGAVSGCDNDDEPTTTLHADLQALIEDSVAKGLTPGAALAVTSDGGKTWLGAAGVSDVEQAHARSPQDRFRAGSILKTLVATAVLQSVEQRKLTLEDTLTKHLPASVTSRIEHAQDITVAMLLAHRSGIPEWVTSETDMRIFEDPEHLWTLEEILDLSRAQPSVFPPGTQYGYSNTNYVLLGEVLSAVEGRSWREVVRERVLARAGLSHSVLPEPGDPTCPAPCARGYISFDEKLMDITLVDPSMAGASGGHALVTSVTDLGLFWKKLRAGALFERKETLDAMFAFQPAPEPESRLVGYGLGVMRLESRGVVALGHLGTTAGYQSFMLEVPATGRIVTGNINVMGDLAAVLEPILERVGRP; translated from the coding sequence ATGAGCGCCAGGACACGCCCCAGGTCGAAGCTCGCGTGGCTCTCATTGGCCGTGTTCGTCGGTCTGGCGGGCGCCGTCAGCGGTTGTGACAACGACGATGAGCCCACGACGACCCTGCACGCCGACCTGCAAGCCCTCATCGAGGACTCCGTCGCCAAGGGCCTGACGCCCGGCGCCGCCCTCGCCGTCACCTCGGATGGAGGCAAGACCTGGCTCGGCGCCGCGGGGGTCTCCGACGTCGAGCAGGCGCATGCCCGGTCTCCCCAGGACCGCTTCCGCGCGGGGAGCATCCTCAAGACCCTTGTCGCCACCGCCGTGCTCCAGTCCGTCGAGCAGCGCAAGCTCACGCTGGAGGACACCCTGACGAAGCACCTGCCCGCGAGCGTGACGAGCCGCATCGAGCACGCACAGGACATCACCGTGGCCATGCTGCTCGCGCACCGCTCCGGCATTCCGGAGTGGGTCACCTCCGAGACGGACATGCGCATCTTCGAGGACCCGGAGCACCTCTGGACGCTCGAGGAGATTCTCGACCTCTCCCGTGCACAGCCCTCGGTGTTTCCGCCGGGCACCCAGTATGGATACTCGAACACGAACTACGTGCTCCTGGGTGAAGTCCTCTCGGCGGTGGAGGGGCGGAGCTGGCGCGAGGTGGTCCGTGAGCGGGTCCTCGCGCGAGCGGGGCTCTCCCACTCGGTGCTTCCCGAGCCGGGCGACCCGACGTGCCCGGCGCCCTGCGCGCGGGGGTACATCTCCTTCGATGAGAAGCTCATGGACATCACCCTCGTCGACCCGTCGATGGCCGGGGCTTCCGGGGGTCATGCCCTGGTGACCAGCGTCACCGACCTGGGCCTCTTCTGGAAGAAGCTCCGCGCCGGGGCACTCTTCGAGCGCAAGGAGACGCTGGACGCCATGTTCGCGTTCCAGCCCGCGCCCGAGCCCGAGTCCCGGCTGGTGGGATATGGGCTGGGCGTGATGCGCCTCGAGTCCCGAGGTGTCGTCGCCCTCGGACACCTGGGCACCACCGCGGGCTACCAGAGCTTCATGCTCGAGGTCCCCGCGACGGGCCGCATCGTCACGGGGAACATCAACGTGATGGGAGACCTGGCCGCGGTGCTCGAGCCCATCCTGGAGCGGGTGGGCCGGCCCTGA
- a CDS encoding MEKHLA domain-containing protein: MNALLPQRRLARPLHEVLPLLEVLDASYQRMRRRPLGAGACPSSLEQAPLGERLEWLHTQAPFMLLAQDTQADPVYFYSNATASERFGYSAEEFLVTPARFSAPPEGREERAELIERTYALGFTVGYSGVRVTKTGRLFRIHDVELWVVHDATGILIGLGALVWTAPL, translated from the coding sequence ATGAACGCACTTCTTCCTCAACGTCGTCTCGCCAGGCCCCTCCACGAAGTGTTGCCCCTGCTCGAGGTGCTCGACGCCTCCTACCAGCGCATGCGACGGCGCCCCCTGGGGGCCGGCGCGTGTCCCTCTTCGTTGGAGCAGGCGCCCTTGGGAGAGCGGCTGGAGTGGCTCCACACCCAGGCGCCCTTCATGTTGTTGGCGCAGGACACCCAGGCGGACCCCGTCTACTTCTATTCCAACGCCACCGCGTCCGAGCGCTTCGGCTACTCCGCCGAGGAGTTCCTCGTCACCCCCGCGCGATTCAGCGCGCCGCCCGAGGGGCGGGAGGAGCGCGCGGAGCTCATCGAGCGCACCTACGCGCTGGGCTTCACCGTCGGCTACTCGGGCGTCCGCGTGACCAAGACGGGACGCCTCTTCCGCATCCATGACGTGGAGCTCTGGGTGGTCCACGACGCCACGGGCATCCTCATCGGCCTGGGCGCTCTCGTGTGGACGGCGCCTCTCTAG
- a CDS encoding thiamine pyrophosphate-dependent enzyme has translation MSTATSGLTGYEALFDAFTAWGITTCTGVTGGGLLHLLRHMEPYPREVEPSSKEGPRFFSLGEYAAGFVPLGSYLATGALGCCVATTGAATKLLSCGLSDAKLHDIPAVFLVPLASATSHGLCPLQDTSVHGNNIVDQLEAELPGGVFLLDEPSTLVPLLRQAQQRLQRSKPVVLVIEPMALNQHTGVESGPFSALHPLAPDATRMREFVETFRDAVDEGRRVVILAGEELARVPRAGRLTTQLCELLGAPIVWSINGANGVERQNPMGHGYISFGGNDAAMALWSSLGEEDILLVLGACPDEYTVNLQPYNAGKTFVITSLEDGYGQANGSFAHRARHAFLQWVTPLDSALHALVEQLAVRPPRSQRARPAPADLNDQPRQPPRPGHVDMRQFFSRLDRLWAPGTIGFDDVCLSYKDRQYITQRPNPNARFFSLYRGSAMGNVLGLCIGARQASPEGHVVGFTGDGCFRLFAGCLSEASTLDLLLFVLDNGNYGIVEQVLPVTHPGLAPHRHHTAVTRMGYGDVARACGWMAFDLKQDLSNLDAIMGFHRARPGQSILVTVPVDTDQVLGPNPRANNL, from the coding sequence ATGAGCACAGCAACAAGCGGTCTGACAGGATACGAGGCGTTGTTCGACGCATTCACTGCATGGGGTATCACCACGTGCACCGGTGTCACGGGAGGTGGGCTCCTGCATTTGCTCCGTCACATGGAGCCATACCCGCGAGAGGTGGAGCCGTCATCGAAGGAAGGGCCGCGGTTCTTCTCCCTGGGAGAGTACGCCGCGGGCTTCGTGCCCTTGGGCAGCTATCTGGCGACAGGGGCACTGGGCTGCTGCGTGGCCACGACGGGGGCGGCGACCAAGCTCCTGTCCTGCGGTTTGAGTGACGCCAAGCTGCATGACATTCCCGCGGTGTTCCTGGTGCCGCTGGCCTCCGCGACGAGCCATGGACTGTGCCCGCTCCAGGACACCTCCGTGCATGGCAACAACATCGTCGACCAGCTCGAGGCGGAGCTTCCCGGCGGCGTGTTCCTGCTCGACGAGCCCTCGACGCTCGTTCCGCTGCTCCGGCAGGCGCAGCAGCGGCTCCAGCGCTCCAAGCCCGTGGTTCTCGTCATCGAGCCCATGGCGCTCAACCAGCACACGGGGGTGGAGTCAGGCCCGTTCTCCGCCCTCCACCCCTTGGCGCCCGACGCGACCCGGATGCGCGAGTTCGTGGAGACATTCCGGGATGCGGTGGATGAAGGGCGCCGGGTCGTCATCCTCGCGGGGGAGGAATTGGCGCGTGTCCCTCGGGCCGGACGCCTCACGACGCAGCTCTGCGAGCTCTTGGGTGCGCCCATCGTCTGGAGCATCAACGGCGCCAACGGCGTCGAGCGGCAGAATCCCATGGGCCATGGCTACATCTCCTTTGGCGGGAACGATGCGGCCATGGCGCTCTGGTCGAGTCTCGGCGAGGAGGACATCCTGCTGGTGCTCGGCGCGTGCCCGGACGAGTACACCGTCAACCTCCAGCCCTACAACGCGGGGAAGACGTTCGTCATCACCTCCCTCGAGGACGGCTACGGCCAGGCGAATGGGAGCTTCGCGCACCGCGCGCGCCACGCGTTCCTCCAATGGGTGACGCCGCTGGACAGCGCCCTGCACGCACTGGTCGAGCAGCTGGCGGTCCGGCCTCCTCGCTCCCAGCGCGCTCGGCCCGCGCCCGCGGACCTGAACGACCAGCCGAGACAGCCGCCGCGCCCTGGCCATGTGGACATGCGCCAGTTCTTCTCCCGCCTGGACAGGCTCTGGGCGCCGGGGACCATCGGCTTCGATGATGTCTGCCTTTCCTACAAAGACCGTCAGTACATCACCCAGCGTCCCAACCCGAACGCGCGCTTCTTCTCCCTCTATCGGGGCTCGGCCATGGGCAATGTCCTGGGCCTCTGCATCGGCGCGCGGCAGGCGAGTCCCGAGGGGCATGTCGTGGGCTTCACGGGGGATGGCTGCTTCCGCCTCTTCGCGGGCTGCCTCTCCGAGGCGAGCACCCTGGACCTCCTGCTCTTCGTGCTCGACAACGGAAACTACGGAATCGTCGAGCAGGTCCTACCCGTCACGCACCCGGGCCTCGCGCCCCACCGTCATCACACCGCCGTGACACGCATGGGCTACGGCGACGTCGCGCGTGCCTGTGGGTGGATGGCGTTCGACCTGAAGCAGGACCTGTCGAACCTGGACGCCATCATGGGCTTCCATCGAGCACGCCCCGGCCAGTCCATCCTGGTGACGGTCCCGGTCGATACCGACCAGGTCCTCGGCCCCAACCCTCGCGCCAACAATCTCTGA
- a CDS encoding GNAT family N-acetyltransferase, whose translation MAIVLQQPVWPRPSLSRPFARTIQTSANPPKEHPIPILERFEQLVRRRTATQDPAWCYEQGEGFVRALGPSPSPFDNSLCWARTDEGNADAVIQAQVEHFRARGRAFMWKVYTQDEPHDLEARLLRAGFEVESRVSWAVFDTACPLPPASTRPGVELRRVESASELLAAMEVQEVVWKEDCQWLLHSLTEELRNQPELLRVFVGWAGAKPVCSSWLRIEEGTPFASLWGGSVHPDFRGQGLYRAMVAARAQEARQRGITYLHVEAGDMSRPILEHLGFQVLSRVAKCIYRPPGVR comes from the coding sequence ATGGCGATTGTGCTCCAGCAACCAGTCTGGCCCCGGCCTTCCCTCTCGCGTCCCTTCGCGCGCACAATCCAGACGTCCGCCAACCCTCCCAAGGAGCACCCCATCCCCATCCTCGAGCGGTTCGAGCAGCTCGTGAGGCGTCGCACGGCCACCCAGGACCCCGCATGGTGCTACGAGCAGGGTGAGGGGTTCGTGCGTGCGCTGGGACCTTCACCGTCTCCGTTCGACAACTCGCTGTGCTGGGCACGCACGGACGAGGGGAACGCCGACGCGGTCATCCAGGCGCAAGTGGAGCACTTCCGCGCGCGGGGGCGTGCGTTCATGTGGAAGGTCTACACGCAGGATGAGCCCCATGACCTCGAGGCCCGGTTGCTCCGCGCGGGCTTCGAAGTGGAGTCCCGGGTGTCCTGGGCCGTGTTCGACACCGCGTGTCCGTTGCCACCGGCCTCGACTCGGCCGGGCGTGGAGCTGCGGCGCGTGGAGTCCGCCTCGGAGCTCCTGGCGGCCATGGAGGTCCAGGAGGTGGTCTGGAAGGAGGACTGCCAATGGCTGCTCCACTCCCTGACGGAGGAGCTGCGAAACCAGCCGGAGCTGCTGCGGGTCTTCGTCGGGTGGGCGGGCGCGAAGCCGGTGTGCTCGAGCTGGCTGCGCATCGAGGAAGGAACACCCTTCGCGAGCCTCTGGGGTGGCTCGGTCCACCCGGACTTTCGAGGCCAGGGCCTCTATCGCGCGATGGTGGCGGCGCGTGCCCAGGAGGCTCGCCAGCGCGGCATCACCTACCTCCATGTCGAGGCAGGTGACATGAGCCGCCCCATCCTGGAGCACCTGGGCTTCCAGGTGCTCTCGCGCGTCGCCAAGTGCATCTATCGGCCGCCCGGCGTCAGGTGA
- a CDS encoding SAM-dependent methyltransferase: MWNERYSDAFASYGTEPNDFLREVAARIPEGPVLCLAEGEGRNAVFVARRGHAVTAVDLSEVGLANAAKLASERGVVLTTVLADLGAYDLGEARWAGIVSIWAHVPPEVRARLHAACVRALRPGGAFVLEAYTPRQLGRPGKGGPSDASLLMTPEGLREELAGLRLERCVEVDREVSEGRFHLGPSTTVQVLAFKPAP, translated from the coding sequence ATGTGGAATGAACGCTACTCGGACGCTTTCGCCTCGTACGGCACGGAGCCGAACGACTTCCTGCGCGAGGTCGCCGCGCGGATTCCGGAGGGCCCGGTGCTCTGCCTGGCGGAAGGGGAGGGCAGGAACGCGGTCTTCGTGGCGCGGCGAGGCCATGCCGTCACGGCCGTGGACCTGTCGGAAGTCGGGCTCGCCAACGCGGCGAAGCTCGCATCGGAGCGAGGCGTCGTGCTCACCACCGTCCTGGCGGACCTGGGGGCGTACGACCTGGGAGAGGCGCGCTGGGCGGGCATCGTCTCCATCTGGGCGCATGTCCCGCCGGAGGTCCGAGCGCGCCTCCATGCGGCGTGTGTGAGGGCGCTGCGGCCGGGTGGGGCCTTCGTGCTCGAGGCCTACACGCCGCGCCAGCTCGGGCGACCCGGGAAGGGCGGCCCGTCGGACGCGTCGCTGCTGATGACGCCGGAGGGCCTGCGGGAGGAGCTCGCGGGCCTGCGCCTCGAGCGCTGCGTGGAAGTGGACCGCGAGGTCTCCGAGGGGCGCTTCCACCTGGGGCCGAGCACCACGGTGCAGGTGCTGGCCTTCAAGCCCGCGCCGTGA
- a CDS encoding methyltransferase, which produces MAHEHPIPAHHHPPVTGFGADRAAHYDAQAAISLAGFQAVYELGVSALTAQLDGQDSASLLFVGLGTGAELLPYTRFDVPGWCFTGVEPSEPMLDVARKRLASEGILSRTRLHLGELHTLPPGPPFDGAQMMGVLHHVDGDAARLALLREVTRRLKPGAPLVLGCRIGKDPELSNIELRRWRAHGIPLEDLERKRHHLATMRPIESDAALFSLLAQSGLVSPRTLFVSLQFKVFLARFEPGAAV; this is translated from the coding sequence GTGGCCCACGAACATCCCATCCCCGCGCACCACCACCCCCCCGTCACGGGCTTCGGTGCCGATCGCGCGGCCCACTACGACGCCCAGGCCGCCATCAGCCTCGCGGGCTTCCAGGCCGTGTATGAGCTGGGCGTGAGCGCGCTGACCGCGCAGCTCGACGGCCAGGACTCGGCCTCGCTGCTCTTCGTGGGGCTGGGCACGGGCGCGGAGCTGCTGCCCTACACCCGCTTCGATGTCCCGGGCTGGTGCTTCACGGGCGTGGAGCCTTCCGAGCCCATGCTCGACGTGGCTCGCAAGCGCCTGGCCTCGGAGGGAATCCTCTCGCGGACGCGGCTGCATCTCGGGGAGCTGCACACCCTGCCTCCCGGGCCGCCGTTCGACGGGGCGCAGATGATGGGGGTGCTGCATCACGTGGATGGCGACGCGGCGAGGCTCGCGCTGCTGCGCGAGGTGACCCGGCGGCTCAAGCCCGGCGCGCCGCTGGTCCTCGGGTGTCGCATCGGAAAGGACCCGGAGCTGTCGAACATCGAGCTGCGTCGGTGGCGGGCCCACGGCATTCCGCTGGAGGACCTGGAGCGCAAGCGCCACCACCTGGCGACGATGCGCCCCATCGAGTCGGATGCCGCGCTGTTCTCCCTGCTCGCGCAGAGCGGGCTGGTGTCGCCGCGCACGCTCTTCGTGTCGCTCCAGTTCAAGGTCTTCCTCGCGCGCTTCGAGCCCGGGGCCGCTGTCTGA
- a CDS encoding serine hydrolase — protein MANDDVNGSTPKAPPRLARRTLLRGLGAAGVGVAITGNRPSAEAAPQPPRPRATATPQAPTACGEITADGVTRALAVLDDIVKKDKAATTVPGIAVAVVYDGVVRYLKGFGDRQAGVSGDVDPDTVFQLASVSKPLSSTVIAAALTRQWAKVGWNDAVQMVRPSFALADPWVSQHVTAADLFSHRSGLPDHVGDLLEDLGYSGEQIISKLSLYPLARFRDSYAYTNYGLTAGALAMAAATGRSWQDLAREALFTPLGMTSSSFSFAELQASKNRAALHTLVNGQWTPDLGANNDGQAPAGGGNASVRDLSRWLTMVLAGGTFPGLPTPLIAAGELQTIWKPSSVIHGPTELGGRSGFYGLGWNVDYENTGELRLSHSGAFERGASTAITVFPSKKLGIAVLTNSNPRGVPEAIAAEFVDIVRYGASTRDWLAYIAPFVTEPVTEDQTKYSKPPVNPTPPRNLNAYVGTYPNRLYGDLTVSQRDGALSFTVGPKAERFPLRHYSGDDFYFQTTGENATGFSGALFAAPRSRVTSVTINAWNRDKLGVFTRR, from the coding sequence ATGGCGAACGACGATGTGAATGGCTCAACACCCAAGGCCCCACCCCGCCTGGCGCGCAGGACGCTGCTGCGAGGCCTGGGGGCCGCCGGCGTCGGAGTCGCCATCACGGGGAACCGTCCGAGCGCGGAGGCCGCCCCGCAGCCGCCCCGTCCCCGCGCCACCGCGACACCCCAGGCGCCCACTGCCTGCGGCGAAATCACCGCGGACGGTGTGACGCGGGCGCTGGCGGTCCTCGACGACATCGTCAAGAAGGACAAGGCCGCCACCACCGTGCCCGGAATCGCGGTCGCCGTGGTCTACGACGGCGTGGTCCGCTACCTCAAAGGGTTCGGAGACCGGCAGGCGGGGGTCTCGGGAGATGTGGACCCCGACACCGTGTTCCAGCTCGCCTCCGTCTCCAAGCCCTTGAGCTCCACGGTCATCGCCGCCGCGCTGACACGACAGTGGGCCAAGGTGGGCTGGAACGATGCCGTCCAGATGGTCCGCCCGAGCTTCGCCCTGGCCGACCCCTGGGTGAGTCAGCACGTCACGGCCGCGGACCTGTTCTCCCATCGCAGTGGCCTGCCCGACCATGTGGGGGACCTGCTCGAGGACCTGGGCTACAGCGGGGAGCAGATCATCTCGAAGCTGTCGCTGTATCCCCTGGCGCGGTTCCGCGACTCGTATGCCTATACCAACTACGGCCTCACCGCCGGAGCCCTGGCGATGGCCGCGGCGACGGGGCGCTCGTGGCAGGACCTGGCGCGTGAGGCGCTCTTCACGCCGCTGGGGATGACCTCCTCCAGCTTCTCCTTCGCGGAGCTCCAGGCGAGCAAGAACCGCGCGGCGCTGCACACCCTGGTGAATGGCCAATGGACGCCGGACCTGGGCGCGAACAACGATGGGCAGGCCCCCGCGGGGGGCGGCAACGCCTCCGTGCGAGACCTGTCCCGGTGGCTGACGATGGTGCTCGCCGGAGGCACCTTCCCGGGCCTGCCCACCCCGCTGATTGCCGCCGGCGAGCTCCAAACCATCTGGAAGCCCAGCAGCGTCATCCATGGGCCCACGGAGCTCGGAGGCCGGAGCGGTTTCTACGGCCTGGGCTGGAACGTGGACTACGAGAACACGGGGGAGCTGCGGCTGAGCCACTCGGGGGCCTTCGAGCGCGGCGCCTCGACGGCCATCACCGTGTTCCCCTCGAAGAAGCTGGGCATCGCGGTGCTCACGAACTCGAATCCTCGCGGTGTCCCCGAGGCCATCGCCGCCGAGTTCGTCGACATCGTGCGCTATGGCGCATCGACGCGCGACTGGCTGGCCTACATCGCGCCCTTCGTGACCGAGCCGGTGACGGAAGACCAGACGAAGTACTCCAAGCCCCCGGTGAACCCGACGCCTCCGCGCAACCTGAACGCCTACGTCGGCACGTACCCGAACCGCCTCTACGGCGACCTCACCGTGTCGCAGCGCGATGGCGCGCTGTCATTCACCGTCGGGCCCAAGGCGGAGCGCTTCCCGCTCAGGCACTACAGCGGTGACGACTTCTACTTCCAGACCACGGGAGAGAACGCGACCGGGTTCTCGGGGGCGTTGTTCGCGGCGCCTCGGAGCCGCGTCACCTCGGTGACCATCAACGCCTGGAATCGAGACAAGCTGGGTGTATTCACCCGTCGCTAG
- a CDS encoding M57 family metalloprotease codes for MMLDLRSMAVLAGVSLLGSACGGSEASAPDKDVTGMTYEEFRKVTFQEPESGVFIAFGDQAYESEELLREAFEQANSGLGTQRGALAVYYSGGQDVKWSASAALNITYCVSSKFGNNYSKVVSAMNTATGAWEGAGRINFIHVSAQDSNCTARNNNVVFDVSPVNVNGQYLARAFFPNSSRRSRNVLIDNSSFSSGAPGLDGILRHELGHTLGFRHEHTRPEAGVCFEDNQWRGLTPYDSGSVMHYPQCNGTNTWNLTLTNLDKQGAGILYP; via the coding sequence ATGATGCTCGATTTGCGTTCCATGGCCGTGCTGGCGGGTGTCTCCTTGCTTGGCTCCGCATGTGGAGGCTCCGAGGCTTCCGCGCCCGACAAGGACGTCACCGGAATGACCTATGAGGAGTTCCGGAAGGTCACCTTCCAGGAGCCAGAGTCGGGCGTCTTCATCGCCTTTGGTGACCAGGCCTATGAAAGCGAGGAATTGCTGCGCGAGGCTTTCGAGCAGGCGAACTCCGGACTGGGTACCCAGCGCGGCGCGCTGGCTGTCTATTACTCCGGTGGCCAGGACGTGAAGTGGAGCGCGAGCGCGGCGCTCAACATCACCTACTGCGTGAGCAGCAAGTTCGGAAACAACTACAGCAAGGTCGTCAGCGCGATGAACACCGCGACGGGCGCGTGGGAGGGCGCCGGCCGCATCAACTTCATCCACGTGTCCGCGCAAGACTCGAACTGCACGGCGCGCAACAACAACGTCGTGTTCGACGTGAGCCCGGTGAACGTGAACGGCCAGTACCTGGCACGCGCCTTCTTCCCCAACTCCAGCCGCCGCAGCCGCAACGTCCTCATCGACAACTCGTCCTTCTCCTCGGGCGCTCCGGGCCTGGACGGAATCCTGCGCCATGAGCTGGGCCACACGCTCGGCTTCCGCCACGAGCACACCCGCCCCGAGGCGGGCGTCTGCTTCGAGGACAATCAGTGGCGGGGGCTGACGCCGTATGACTCCGGCTCCGTCATGCACTATCCGCAGTGCAATGGCACGAACACCTGGAACCTCACGCTGACCAACCTGGACAAGCAGGGCGCGGGCATCCTCTACCCGTAG
- a CDS encoding RidA family protein, which translates to MGQNTDTSKKPAFLLTNPKGLFDPAPYGFSHVAQVASDTRLIFLAGQGGETETGALQPDFGLQVRQAFQNVRTALESTGAGVGDVAKLTLLVVDHTQDKLRVIGTELDRVWTEGLKPTCTLIPVPRLALDGMLFEVEAVAVVRA; encoded by the coding sequence ATGGGACAGAACACGGACACATCGAAGAAGCCCGCATTCCTCCTGACGAACCCGAAGGGGCTGTTCGACCCGGCGCCCTATGGCTTCTCGCACGTGGCCCAGGTGGCCTCGGACACGCGGCTCATCTTCCTCGCGGGGCAGGGTGGAGAGACGGAGACGGGGGCGCTCCAGCCCGACTTCGGTCTCCAGGTGCGGCAGGCGTTCCAGAATGTCCGCACGGCCCTGGAGTCCACGGGGGCGGGCGTGGGCGACGTCGCCAAGCTCACCTTGCTCGTGGTGGACCACACGCAGGACAAGCTCCGTGTCATCGGCACCGAGCTCGACCGGGTGTGGACTGAAGGCCTGAAGCCGACGTGTACGCTCATCCCCGTGCCTCGGCTGGCACTGGACGGGATGCTGTTCGAAGTCGAAGCGGTCGCCGTCGTGCGTGCCTGA
- a CDS encoding alpha/beta fold hydrolase, whose amino-acid sequence MEHIVEVAEGVSLWVEARGPEHAPAVLLIMGSTASGLFWPDALVESLSQHYRVIRYDHRDTGASTWAFDRVPYSAPRMAEDALAILDALGIAAAHVVGLSLGGLLAQWLMVEHPARLLSATVIGAPALDGAPERADLASRASIDPGLLEFWSHMFDPRDLDAQVEWRVENWRRLNGQVLAFDAEEFRVLERRVIAHAGRHDTSTAHARVDPSGLRRGAELTQVSVPTLVIAAPEDPTHSVSNARFLAETLPRSTLVTLDGMGHAIPRAIVPGLAAALLRHFESTTSQAR is encoded by the coding sequence ATGGAACACATCGTCGAGGTCGCTGAGGGAGTCTCTCTCTGGGTCGAAGCTCGCGGCCCGGAACATGCCCCCGCTGTCCTGCTCATCATGGGCTCCACGGCCTCGGGGCTGTTCTGGCCCGATGCGCTCGTGGAGTCCCTCTCCCAGCACTACCGGGTCATCCGCTATGACCACCGGGACACGGGAGCCTCCACCTGGGCCTTCGACCGGGTCCCCTACTCCGCGCCGAGGATGGCCGAGGACGCCCTGGCCATCCTCGATGCGCTTGGCATCGCGGCCGCGCACGTCGTGGGGTTGTCGCTGGGCGGGCTCCTGGCGCAGTGGCTCATGGTCGAGCATCCCGCGAGGCTGCTGAGCGCCACCGTCATCGGGGCTCCCGCGCTCGACGGAGCCCCCGAGCGCGCGGACCTGGCCTCGCGAGCGTCCATCGACCCGGGTCTCCTCGAGTTCTGGAGCCACATGTTCGACCCGCGCGACCTCGACGCGCAGGTGGAGTGGCGGGTCGAGAACTGGCGCAGACTCAACGGCCAGGTGCTGGCCTTCGACGCCGAGGAGTTCCGAGTGCTCGAGCGGCGCGTCATCGCGCACGCCGGACGTCACGACACCTCGACGGCCCACGCCCGGGTCGACCCTTCCGGGCTGAGGCGAGGAGCGGAGCTCACACAGGTCTCCGTTCCCACGCTCGTCATCGCCGCCCCGGAGGACCCCACCCATTCGGTGTCCAATGCGCGCTTCCTGGCGGAGACCCTGCCGCGCTCGACGCTGGTGACCCTCGACGGGATGGGACACGCGATTCCCCGCGCCATCGTCCCGGGACTCGCGGCGGCGCTCCTGCGACACTTCGAGTCGACGACGAGCCAGGCGCGCTGA